CGCGGCGACGGGGGAGGGGCCGTTCGGGCACGGTGACACGCTGACGCTGATGTACCGCACGCTGGAGGAGGAACCCCGCCTCGACGGGGTTCCCGACGCGCTGCGACCGATGCTCGCGCGCTGCCTGGCCAAGGACCCCGGGGCACGGCCGAGCGTGGCCTCGCTGCGGGCGGAGTTCTCGGTGGCGGCGACACTGCCGGGCGGGCAGTGGCTGCCCGCCGAGATCGGCACGATGGTGGTCCGGCGCCAGGAGGACAGCGCCGGGGCCCGCGCGCCCCACGACACCCCGCCGCCACCTCCCCTGCCCCCGTCCGCGCCCGCGTCCCCGCTGTCGTCCGCTCCCACGTCCGCGGCCGTCGCACCCCCGACCCCTTCAGGATTTCCTCCCGGCGCCCCCTTCGGACAGCTGCCCGGGCAGCCGCCCACCGCCGCTGAACGGGGGCGGCTCTCGCGTCGAGGGCTGTTCGCGGCGGCCGGTGCCCTGGTCGCCACGGCGGCGGTCGGCGGTTCGATCGCGGTGATCGCGACGCGTGACGACGGGGACGGGGGCGACAAGGACCGGGCCGCCGAGAAGCCGGGCGGCGAGGGTCAAGGCGGGGACCCGGACCAGACAGGTACGCCGGACGAGGCACCCGCCGCCGATGGTTCCGCGCAAGGGGAAGCCATCGGCGACTTCGCGACCGAACCGTTGCCCGAGATCACGGCGGGCCATGCGTTCGGCACCCAGCCCACGGTCGCCACGGCGTCCGGGCCGCCGCCGAAGGAGATCACGGCGCTGGCACTCACCCCGGGGGAGGGCGAACCGCTCGCCGCGGGCGACAGCGGCCAGTGTCACTTCACGATGCAGGTCTGGGGCGAGAGCAAGGTCGTGGACAACTCGTGGAAGAACGGCGGCTCACCGGCGCTGCTCACGATCGGGACCGGCGAGGTCATCCCGGGCTGGGACAAGGTCCTTGTGGGTCGGAAGAAGGGGAGCCGGACGCTGTTCGCGGTGCCGCCGAAGTGGGCGTACGGCGACCAGGACGTGGGCAACGGCGTCAAGCCCGGCTCCACCCTGGTCTTCGTGGTGGATGTGATGGGCATCGGGATGCCGAGCGGCGGTACGGCGACCCCGTAGCGCTCCCGCGAACTCTCGCGAACTCCCGCGAACTTCCGGGCGGACCAGCGGCCTTGCGACGGACGGACGTTCACGTTGCCGGGCTGCGGTCCCCACTGCGCGAGCCGTGCAGCGCGAACGCCGTGTTGACCAGGGCGACATGGCTGAACGCCTGCGGGAAGTTGCCCAGTTGGCGTTCGTGGACCGGGTCCCACTCCTCGGCGAGCAGGCCCACGTCGTTCTGGACGTCGAGCACGCGGCGGAAGACCTCCGTCGCCTCCTCGCGGTGACCGGCCATGGCCAGGCTGTCGGCGAACCAGAGGGTGCAGGCGAGGAAGGCGCCCTCGCCGCCGGTCATGCCGTCGACGGCGTGCACCGCGTCGCCGTTGGAGGAGTAGCGGCGCAGAAAGCCGTGCTCGTCCAGGCTGCGAACGGCACTCAGGGTGCCGAGGATCCGGCTGTCCTGGGCGGGCAGGAACCCCAGGCGGGGGATGAGCAGGGCCGAGGCGTCCACCTGGTGCGAGCCGTAGTACTGGACGAAGGAGCCCCGATCGGCGTCCCAGCCGCGGGCGCAGACCTCCCGGTGGATGTCCTGGCGCAGCGCCCACCAGCGCCGGGCGGAGCCGCGCATGCCCGCCACTCGGGCCATCCGCAGGGCGCGGTCGGCCGCGACCCACGCCATGATCCGTGAGTGGACGAAGTGGCGTGGCGGGCCGCGTACTTCCCACAGTCCCGCGTCCGGCTCGTGCCAGTGCTGCTCCAGATGCGTCATGAGATCCCCCATCAGATGCCAGGTGGGGGCGTCGATCGGCACGCCGGACCGCAGCGCCGAGTACAGGGCGTTCAACACCTCGCCGTACACGTCGAGTTGGAGCTGTTCGGCGGCGGCGTTGCCGACCCGTACCGGGAGCGAGCTTTCGTATCCGGTCAGCCAGGGCGCCAGGGACTCGTCCACGCGCCGCTGCCCGAGGACGCCGTACAAGGGCTGCAGATCGCCCGGGTCACCGGCGGCCGCCCGTAGCAACCACCGCGTCCAGGCGAGGGCTTCCTCGCGATAGCCGCTGCGCATCAGGCAGGAGAGGGTGAGGGTGGCGTCCCGGATCCAGCAGAAGCGGTAGTCCCAGTTGCGTTGCCCGCCGGGCCACTCGGGCAGGGAGGTGGTGACGGCCGCCACGATGCCGCCGCTCGGGGCGTAGGTCAGGGCCTTGAGGGTGATGAGGGAGCGTACGACGGCCTCGCGACCGGGTCCCTGGTAGCGGCACTTCGCGGCCCAGGAGCGCCAGAAGTCGAGGGTGCTCTCCAACTGGTCGGAGTCGTCCGCCTGTTGCGGGCCTTCGGTCGCGGGGGTGGCCGTGAGGTGTGAGGGGATCCAGTCCAGGACGAACGTCCGTTGGTCCCCGCGGCGCATGGTGAAGTCGAGTGAGGTGCCGGTCCGTTCGACCGTGATGTCGACACCGGCCGAGCAGGAGAGCAC
This is a stretch of genomic DNA from Streptomyces sp. NA04227. It encodes these proteins:
- a CDS encoding protein kinase produces the protein MEPLLAGDPETIGAYRLVGRLGSGGMGEVFLGRAADGGLAAVKAARSEYAQDAEFRRRFAREVEAARRVDGRFTAAVLDADPAAVRPWFATEYIPGVSVTEAVAAGGPLPEEPLRALIAGAAAALEAIHRTGLTHRDLKPSNVLLAADGPRIIDFGIARSADHTQLTRTGMAPGTPGFMAPEQLRGEGIGPATDVYALGALLVFAATGEGPFGHGDTLTLMYRTLEEEPRLDGVPDALRPMLARCLAKDPGARPSVASLRAEFSVAATLPGGQWLPAEIGTMVVRRQEDSAGARAPHDTPPPPPLPPSAPASPLSSAPTSAAVAPPTPSGFPPGAPFGQLPGQPPTAAERGRLSRRGLFAAAGALVATAAVGGSIAVIATRDDGDGGDKDRAAEKPGGEGQGGDPDQTGTPDEAPAADGSAQGEAIGDFATEPLPEITAGHAFGTQPTVATASGPPPKEITALALTPGEGEPLAAGDSGQCHFTMQVWGESKVVDNSWKNGGSPALLTIGTGEVIPGWDKVLVGRKKGSRTLFAVPPKWAYGDQDVGNGVKPGSTLVFVVDVMGIGMPSGGTATP
- a CDS encoding glycoside hydrolase family 15 protein is translated as MAGQIEDYALIGDLETAALVGRDGAIDWMCVPRFDSPACFAALLGDARHGFWRLAPAGVKGHCNRRSYRGDTLVLDSVWETVGGAVLVTDFMPLRVRDYPRVVRIVRGLSGSVAMHGELVLRFDNGRIVPWNRRVNSRAAAAVAGPDSVVLSCSAGVDITVERTGTSLDFTMRRGDQRTFVLDWIPSHLTATPATEGPQQADDSDQLESTLDFWRSWAAKCRYQGPGREAVVRSLITLKALTYAPSGGIVAAVTTSLPEWPGGQRNWDYRFCWIRDATLTLSCLMRSGYREEALAWTRWLLRAAAGDPGDLQPLYGVLGQRRVDESLAPWLTGYESSLPVRVGNAAAEQLQLDVYGEVLNALYSALRSGVPIDAPTWHLMGDLMTHLEQHWHEPDAGLWEVRGPPRHFVHSRIMAWVAADRALRMARVAGMRGSARRWWALRQDIHREVCARGWDADRGSFVQYYGSHQVDASALLIPRLGFLPAQDSRILGTLSAVRSLDEHGFLRRYSSNGDAVHAVDGMTGGEGAFLACTLWFADSLAMAGHREEATEVFRRVLDVQNDVGLLAEEWDPVHERQLGNFPQAFSHVALVNTAFALHGSRSGDRSPAT